One window of Pelobates fuscus isolate aPelFus1 chromosome 9, aPelFus1.pri, whole genome shotgun sequence genomic DNA carries:
- the LOC134573647 gene encoding uncharacterized protein LOC134573647: MLGPFTRPPFTCWRTSPIGVARGKYNNKARLIIDLSAPHSSTTPSLNSLIPSSEFSLQYATVDNAIQAILGAGRAAWLSKTDISNAFKLLPLHPSLWHLHGVWWKGLYYFANRLTFGAKSSPKLFDVFAETLCWLLLNICCCPVVIHYLDDFLTVEKQDTIPHSINKTVALFKTLGVPVAENKTVGPTTKLTFLGVDLDSAAMQASLPADKVQRIRVEIGSFLDNGTTSRKDLQSLLGSLNFAMRIIPQGRAFISRLLRLLPDLPNDDSRVTLDSQARADLTMWHHFLSDWNGRNLFIPPLTLESPVLWTDAAGQTGFAAIFENRWLRDAWPSEAIGLPAFTKTSALFEIYPIVAAAKVWGYLWGGKAVKCYSDNTAACEILNKGRSSSLIIMSLVRRLTWLAATHNFFLTCIHIPGHQNTAADALSRSKLQVFRQLHPTAEVWPSKAPQFRDLILD; encoded by the coding sequence ATGTTAGGGCCATTCACGAGGCCACCATTCACTTGTTGGAGAACCAGCCCAATAGGCGTGGCACGGGGCAAATACAACAATAAAGCACGTTTGATTATTGATTTGTCAGCACCTCATTCAAGCACCACACCAAGCCTAAACTCACTCATACCTTCATCCGAGTTTTCATTACAGTACGCCACAGTCGATAATGCGATACAGGCCATTCTGGGAGCAGGAAGGGCAGCGTGGCTAAGTAAAACTGACATTTCTAATGCATTTAAACTGCTCCCTCTGCACCCCTCTCTATGGCATTTGCATGGAGTTTGGTGGAAGGGATTATACTATTTCGCTAACCGACTGACATTTGGGGCTAAAAGTAGCCCCAAATTATTTGACGTTTTTGCAGAGACACTGTGTTGGCTACTGCTGAATATCTGCTGTTGTCCAGTGGTGAtacactatctggacgacttcctTACAGTAGAGAAACAAGACACGATACCACACAGCATTAACAAGACGGTGGCATTATTCAAGACATTAGGCGTACCCGTGGCCGAGAACAAGACCGTGGGTCCCACCACCAAGTTAACCTTCCTAGGTGTTGATTTAGATTCAGCAgccatgcaagccagcctgccagcagacAAGGTTCAGAGAATCCGGGTAGAGATCGGGTCATTTCTCGATAACGGCACAACATCGAGGAAGGATCTTCAGTCACTCCTGGGTTCTCTGAACTTCGCCATGAGAATAATACCACAGGGACGAGCCttcatatcacgtctcctcagGTTATTACCCGATTTACCCAACGATGACAGCAGGGTTACACTGGACAGTCAGGCTAGGGCAGATCTGACCATGTGGCAccatttcctgtcagactggaATGGGAGGAATTTGTTCATCCCACCTCTAACATTAGAGTCCCCAGTGTTATGGacagatgccgcaggtcaaacagGGTTCGCAGCCATCTTCGAGAATAGATGGTTAAGGGATGCTTGGCCTAGCGAAGCAATAGGCTTACCCGCATTTACTAAAACTTCGGCACTTTTTGAAATCTACCCCATAGTGGCAGCAGCAAAAGTCTGGGGCTACTTATGGGGTGGTAAAGCTGTCAAATGTTACTCCGACAATACAGCGGCTTGCGAGATTCTGAACAAAGGCAGGTCTTCATCACTGATCATCATGAGCCTGGTCAGGAGACTTACATGGTTGGCAGCCACACACAATTTTTTCCTGACTTGCATACACATACcaggtcaccaaaatacagcagctGACGCACTATCCCGTTCAAAATTGCAGGTCTTCAGACAACTACACCCAACAGCGGAGGTTTGGCCAAGCAAGGCACCGCAGTTCAgagacctcatcctggactaa